A segment of the Candidatus Nitrososphaera gargensis Ga9.2 genome:
TCCGGGCCTCGCCGCCCTTTCTTCCGATAGTAGAGTAGTATTCGGCGCCGCGCTCTTGCTTGACAGTCTCGCCCCCGCGCTTGCCAATCTCGCTGTAAAACTCGGTCCCGTAGCGCTCTTTCACCGCGCCTCCTCCCTTTTCGCCGATCTCACGGTAAAAGTCAGAGCCGTAGCGCTCCTTCACGACTTCGCCCCCGCGCCTTCCGGCGACAGAGAGCCCTTCCCTGTCTTGGGCCCGCGCCTCGCCGCCCGCCTTGGCCACTCGCATCCTTGTTTCCGGGTTTGCTGCTGCAAGCCCCCTTTTCTGGTGCGGCGCAATGCCGCCTTTCCTAGCAACTCTTTGTCTTGTTTCTTCGTTGGCAGATGCAAGTCCTCTGCGGGCGCGTCCCGCGTCAGCTTCCGAGCCCATGCAAAGTAGACACGCATATCGCTTAAAAGGGGACACGAAAAAAGTAAGTGAAACTTAATCAAACAATTTATTATCCGACTGTTTTTACAGCATTGTGAACGTTCTTATCGTCGGCTCAGGCGGCAGGGAACACGCCATCGGCTGGAAGATCTCGCAAAGTAGGCATGTAGATAAGATCTATTTCGCACCTGGCAACGGCGGCACTTTTGAAAATCTAGATATCAAGCAGAATGACATCGACAAGTTGGTGTCGTTTGCCAAGAAGCAGAGGAGCAAGAAGCTGCTCACTATCGTGGGTCCGGAGGAGCCGCTGTCGCTTGGTATCGTTGACGCCTTTGAAAAAGAAGACCTACGCATTTTCGGTCCTACAAGGCAGGCCGCCATGCTCGAAGCAAGCAAGGCATTTGCCAAAGAGCTTATGCGCGAAGCAGGCATCCCGACCGCGGAATTTGCCATTTTTACAGATGCACATAAGGCCAAGGACTATGTCTCAAAACAGAGTAAGCCACTGGTAGTCAAGGCCGACGGGCTTGCAGCCGGCAAGGGGGTGGTGGTGTGCGACAATGCCGATCAAGCGATTGCGGCAATCGACAGCATGATGACCAAAAAAGAGTTCGGGGCTGCAGGCAGCAGGATTGTGATCGAGGAACGGTTGTCCGGCGAAGAGGCATCATTCATTGCGCTCTGCGATGGCATGACGATAATGTCCCTTGCCTCAAGCCAGGACCACAAGCGGGTCTCTGATGGCGACAAGGGCCCCAATACCGGCGGCATGGGCGCCTATTCCCCGGCGCCAGTAGTCGATAACGATCTTTATGACAAGATTGTAAAGCGGGTGATGGAACCAGTGACAAGCATCATGAAAAAGCGCGGCACCCCGTTCAAGGGATTCCTCTACGCAGGCATAATGGTCGACCAAAATGGCAACCCGCATGTGCTCGAGTTCAATGCAAGAATGGGCGATCCTGAGTGTCAACCCATCATGATGCGGATGGAGTCCGATCTGTATGAATATGTAGACGCGGCTGTCGACGGGCGGCTCGGCTCGATGCCTCCGATCCAATGGAAGGACCAGACAGCGGTGTGTGTGGTTATGGCCTCCCGTGGTTACCCCGGCAGCTACAATAAGGGCGAAGTGATCGAGGGTCTCGACTCTAAATTTGGCAATGACATTATGATCTTCCATGCAGGCACTGCAAGGGATTCACAGAACAGGATAGTGACAAACGGCGGCCGTGTTCTGGGCGTGACTGCACTCGGGCAGAATGCAAGGCAGGCGATCGAAAACGCGTACTCGGCCGTTCGCAAGATACGGTGGGGAGAAAACGGCCACTATTACAGGACAGATATTGCAAGAAGAGCCATCGTGCGCTAGACGTAAATGATGCGATCTTCGGTGGCTATCGCGTCCAGCCTCTTGTCGTGCTCGCCTAATGGAAGATTGTTATCAAGCAGCTGGAAAGAGTAGGCAAGCCCGATGGAGAACACCACCTTTCTCTTGGCCAAGAACTTGTCATAGTAGCCCTTGCCGTAGCCAAGCCGGTAGCCTTTCCTGTCAAACGCGATGCCGGGGACAACCAACAAGTCCATCCTGTCCACAGGTCCATAAGGCAGGGGTTCCATTATGCCAAACCTGCCCTTAACAAGGTACTTGCCCGACGACAGCTCGTAGAATGTGAGGTTTTCGCCTTCGACGCTTGGCAGCGCGACCTTTTTCCCAAGTGCTTTTGTCTGCTCTATCACAAGATCTGTCCTTACTTCAGAGCCAAAGGCATAGTACGCGCCTACGACCTTGGCTGACTGGAACTCCTTGCTGTTTATCAAAAATTCCTGGACGCGCTTGCTGCGTTCTACAATCTCCTGCGCATCAAGCCTGTTGCGTTTTTCAAGCATCTGCTGCCGGACGTCTTTCTTTCCTGTCAGCTATCTGCTCATCTCTTTGGAAATAGAGGCGGCAGTCACCGTGTTCTTCAGTAGCATCGCCCGCGTCATGAGCCCTACACCGCCGGGGACAGGAGTCACCCATGACGCTTTTTGCTTCACGGATTCAAAGTCGGCATCTCCGACCAGCTTGTTGTTGAGCCGGGCTATCCCGACATCGATTACGATCGCGCCTTCCTTTATCATGTCACCGGTAAGTGTAAAGCGCTGGCGGTTGCCGACGGCAGTCACCACCAGATCCGCATTGTGCAGTTTTGCATTCAGGTCTTTGGTCTTTGAGTGGCATATTGTCACGGTCGCATTGCGC
Coding sequences within it:
- a CDS encoding general stress protein GsiB; the encoded protein is MGSEADAGRARRGLASANEETRQRVARKGGIAPHQKRGLAAANPETRMRVAKAGGEARAQDREGLSVAGRRGGEVVKERYGSDFYREIGEKGGGAVKERYGTEFYSEIGKRGGETVKQERGAEYYSTIGRKGGEARTVAEKPEEVQTTTDTTGVSTAA
- the purD gene encoding phosphoribosylamine--glycine ligase — translated: MVNVLIVGSGGREHAIGWKISQSRHVDKIYFAPGNGGTFENLDIKQNDIDKLVSFAKKQRSKKLLTIVGPEEPLSLGIVDAFEKEDLRIFGPTRQAAMLEASKAFAKELMREAGIPTAEFAIFTDAHKAKDYVSKQSKPLVVKADGLAAGKGVVVCDNADQAIAAIDSMMTKKEFGAAGSRIVIEERLSGEEASFIALCDGMTIMSLASSQDHKRVSDGDKGPNTGGMGAYSPAPVVDNDLYDKIVKRVMEPVTSIMKKRGTPFKGFLYAGIMVDQNGNPHVLEFNARMGDPECQPIMMRMESDLYEYVDAAVDGRLGSMPPIQWKDQTAVCVVMASRGYPGSYNKGEVIEGLDSKFGNDIMIFHAGTARDSQNRIVTNGGRVLGVTALGQNARQAIENAYSAVRKIRWGENGHYYRTDIARRAIVR
- a CDS encoding 5-formyltetrahydrofolate cyclo-ligase, translated to MTGKKDVRQQMLEKRNRLDAQEIVERSKRVQEFLINSKEFQSAKVVGAYYAFGSEVRTDLVIEQTKALGKKVALPSVEGENLTFYELSSGKYLVKGRFGIMEPLPYGPVDRMDLLVVPGIAFDRKGYRLGYGKGYYDKFLAKRKVVFSIGLAYSFQLLDNNLPLGEHDKRLDAIATEDRIIYV